In the genome of Populus alba chromosome 11, ASM523922v2, whole genome shotgun sequence, one region contains:
- the LOC118031682 gene encoding COP1-interacting protein 7-like: MVTMNSSTLLDYALFQLTPTRTRCDLVLFYGGKNEKLASGLFEPFISHLEFIKDQISKGGYSIKLCPPTKNAPWFTKGTFERFVRFVSTPAVLERFVSLEREILQIEESSVQANELSNTNVAGQLEEGTGPAANTITRKSSDSSKLKGELEKSDHAVPEENSKIQFQRLLEARKTLLRKEQAMAYARGLVAGFEVDNINDLISFADVFGASRLREACNNFKELCIKKHGDGLWMEELAAMEACPPSELSFLGTSGIVLANEISSLNQNVMLNLANNGVSTGDSVPKGSSDASRSDSTADSKKDGSMATSDQIPSTNAKVQVPMQWPYMYNFQGPVPQFPPYQGYPFPTMQPIPPHYPRNMQWPSSVKELSPGKKDKSMNKKGYEYSGEERETESSDSDVNDSDSHTDQEKKRSSTDVHYKKKHRKKSSKTVVIRNINYITPKRRNGGSGSFSDETSMDEDDFIDEDTIKQKVDDAVGSLEKLHKSNSSTHRRKGSNKSNHKSNESSDSPNQVFDDGLVSNTSKVGSTNENWDTFQSLLIKDACTVNGVEKLQPVDVREEHFIIRSAGDGTSSGINPAMELGPEKVLNKRMAAGDSFVVTQRDGEHEDRVRPEDIENAEGFRPIMKRRDSTDEDLLISRRFEESSGLGSILSRTSETSIIKPGKGDDWFVINHSGKPESQDAANCMLSLEGDSSNAKPRRKDILVDDSFMVHARSTADDPYDSQWKTDIRMAADLTLSSQPENGTADHNHEVLDAYEQNDLCAVLERHSGFESTRESWDTDRGIDISFMEAQRSPNVESGDQIEKKLPSNSDKTAIKKNGIIGRKVPEVRSKIVQGYLGKSKTEMTSKGKKSSLASKPAIQKSKQEKEEETRKKMEELVIQRQKRIAERTAAAAGALAATKRVSLESKTVKGSPKSDKRNHS, translated from the exons ATGGTCACAATGAATTCTTCAACTCTTCTTGACTATGCCCTCTTTCAACTCACTCCAACTCGAACCAG GTGTGATCTGGTTCTCTTCTATGGAGGCAAGAATGAGAAGCTGGCTTCTGGGTTATTTGAACCATTCATTTCACACCTTGAATTTATTAAAGATCAGATTTCCAAAGGAGGGTATTCCATCAAACTTTGCCCACCAACCAAAAATGCTCCTTGGTTCACCAAAGGCACTTTTGAGAG ATTTGTTCGCTTTGTTAGTACACCAGCAGTGCTCGAGAGATTTGTCAGTCTAGAAAGAGAAATTCTGCAGATTGAGGAGAGTTCCGTTCAGGCCAATGAATTGTCAAACACAAATGTAGCTGGACAACTGGAGGAAG GGACTGGACCAGCTGCCAATACTATCACGCGGAAGTCAAGTGATTCCTCCAAG CTAAAAGGTGAACTCGAGAAAAGTGATCATGCTGTGCCTGAGGAAAACTCCAA GATCCAATTTCAACGGCTTCTGGAAGCCCGGAAAACATTGCTTCGCAAAGAGCAAGCTATGGCTTATGCCCGTGGTCTTGTTGCTGGATTTGAAGTGGACAACATAAATGATCTCATCTCCTTTGCAGATGTTTTTGGAGCTTCACGGTTAAG GGAAGCATGCAACAATTTCAAGGAGTTATGTATAAAGAAGCATGGGGATGGTCTTTGGATGGAAGAATTAGCAGCAATGGAGGCATGCCCTCCATCAGAACTGTCATTTTTGGGAACTTCAGGGATTGTACTTGCAAATGAAATTAGTTCCCTTAATCAGAATGTCATGCTAAACTTGGCAAACAATGGGGTATCCACTGGTGATTCTGTGCCCAAAGGATCTTCAGATGCATCAAGATCTGATTCAACAGCAGACAGCAAAAAGG ATGGAAGCATGGCGACATCTGACCAGATACCATCAACTAATGCCAAAGTTCAAGTGCCAATGCAGTGGCCATATATGTACAATTTCCAAGGCCCTGTTCCTCAATTTCCTCCATATCAAGGATATCCTTTCCCTACCATGCAGCCTATTCCTCCTCATTATCCAAGAAATATGCAGTGGCCTTCTAGTGTGAAAGAACTTAGTCCAGGAAAGAAGGATAAATCCATGAACAAAAAAGGATATGAATATtcaggagaagagagagaaacagagTCCAGTGACTCTGATGTGAATGATTCAGATTCCCATACAGATCAGGAAAAAAAGCGCTCTTCTACAGATGTTCattacaagaaaaaacacaGGAAGAAGTCCTCTAAGACCGTGGTTATCCGCAACATTAACTACATCACCCCCAAGAGAAGAAATGGAGGAAGTGGTAGTTTTTCTGATGAAACTTCTATGGATGAGGATGATTTCATTGATGAAGATACCATCAAACAGAAGGTAGATGATGCAGTTGGATCGTTGGAGAAATTGCACAAGTCAAATTCCAGTACACATAGAAGAAAAGGTTCAAACAAGAGTAACCACAAGTCAAATGAATCAAGTGATTCTCCCAACCAGGTTTTTGATGATGGCCTTGTTTCAAATACATCCAAGGTAGGAAGTACAAACGAGAATTGGGATACTTTCCAGAGCCTTCTGATTAAAGATGCTTGCACGGTTAATGGAGTAGAAAAGTTGCAGCCAGTGGATGTTCGGGAAGAGCATTTCATAATCAGAAGTGCTGGAGATGGAACTTCATCAGGGATCAATCCTGCTATGGAATTGGGACCAGAGAAAGTACTGAACAAAAGGATGGCTGCGGGTGATTCATTTGTTGTGACTCAGAGGGATGGGGAACATGAGGATAGAGTTAGGCCGGAAGATATTGAAAATGCAGAGGGTTTTCGACCAATCATGAAGAGAAGGGACTCGACAGATGAAGATCTGCTAATTTCACGAAGATTTGAAGAATCTAGTGGACTTGGAAGTATCTTATCTCGTACTAGTGAGACATCCATAATCAAGCCTGGAAAAGGAGATGATTGGTTTGTTATCAATCATTCAGGGAAACCAGAAAGCCAGGATGCAGCCAATTGCATGCTGTCACTAGAGGGTGATTCTTCAAATGCCAAGCCAAGAAGAAAAGACATACTTGTTGATGATTCTTTCATGGTTCACGCTCGATCAACTGCAGATGACCCATACGATTCACAGTGGAAAACTGACATAAGAATGGCCGCAGATCTAACTTTATCTTCCCAGCCAGAAAATGGAACTGCAGATCATAATCATGAAGTACTGGATGCCTATGAACAGAATGACCTTTGTGCGGTCCTTGAACGGCATTCTGGATTTGAATCTACAAGAGAGTCCTGGGATACAGACCGGGGAATTGACATATCATTCATGGAAGCTCAGAGAAGCCCGAATGTTGAATCTGGAGATCAAATTGAGAAGAAGCTTCCTTCAAACAGTGACAAGACCGCCATCAAGAAAAATGGAATTATTGGGAGAAAAGTTCCAGAAGTGAGGTCTAAAATTGTGCAAGGATACCTCGGTAAGAGCAAAACTGAGATGACGTCTAAAGGCAAGAAATCATCACTTGCCAGTAAGCCCGCAATTCAGAAGAGCAAGCAAGAGAAG GAAGAAGAGACTAGGAAGAAAATGGAAGAGTTAGTGATTCAACGCCAAAAAAGGATTGCTGAAAGAACTGCAGCAGCTGCCGGTGCTCTGGCAGCAACCAAGAGAGTATCATTGGAGAGCAAAACAGTGAAAGGTTCTCCCAAGTCTGACAAAAGAAATCATTCCTAG